In the genome of Desulfonatronum thioautotrophicum, the window TCGATATGACCATCAGAACAGCAGGAGGGGCAAGGGAGTGAAGAACATCCGTATTGGCGTGAAACTTGTCGGCGGCTTTGTGATTGTGGCCTTGATTACCCTGATCCTGGGTATCCTTGGCTGGTACGGAATCGACAAGCTGTCCGACGACATGGAGTACATCGGCACCAATCGCATCCCCGACCTGCAGGCCTTGGCGGTGTTGAACACCCAGCGCATGGTCATCCGGGCCCAGACACTGGATGTACTTGTTCAGGAAAATGACCCGAACCTGACCTCGGAGATGCAACGGATCATGGCCGAGCGGCGCCAGAGCTGGAATCTGGTGGACGAGGCCTGGCATACCTTCAGCTCCATTCCCCGACATACTGACCGGGGGCGGGATATCCTGCGCCGACTGGAGGCGGAATACACGGCCTGGCGCAACATTTACGTCGATTTGGACACAATCATCGAACAGCTCTCCAGAACCACTGACCCGGCTGCCCAGGGCGAATTCTTTACCCGTTACCGGGAAACCATCAGCGTCATGGTCCCGATTTCCGACAGAATGGGGGCCCTTTTCGATGAAATCACCCTGAACAACATCACCAACACCACCCGCCAGGTGGAAGAAAACCTGGAAACCGGACTGTTTCTGGAAACATTGATTGTCATCGCACTGGTGGTCGCCGTGCTGCTCTCACTGGTTCTGGGCATCATCCTGACCAGGGCCATCACTGGACCGGTCAGCAAGGGCGTGCGCTTTTCCG includes:
- a CDS encoding MCP four helix bundle domain-containing protein, coding for MKNIRIGVKLVGGFVIVALITLILGILGWYGIDKLSDDMEYIGTNRIPDLQALAVLNTQRMVIRAQTLDVLVQENDPNLTSEMQRIMAERRQSWNLVDEAWHTFSSIPRHTDRGRDILRRLEAEYTAWRNIYVDLDTIIEQLSRTTDPAAQGEFFTRYRETISVMVPISDRMGALFDEITLNNITNTTRQVEENLETGLFLETLIVIALVVAVLLSLVLGIILTRAITGPVSKGVRFSEDLAEGDLDARLDVDQKDEIGVLGKAMQEMQGKLREIV